A window from Thiomonas sp. FB-Cd encodes these proteins:
- a CDS encoding TlpA disulfide reductase family protein: MERNTKPHWQAHNARQPRMANPERRQVLSWLGGAGLLAAARARTAFAASPVQDQALAVVQPPRPAPAFSLLDIDGKAHRLADYRGKVVLVNFWATWCPPCRQEMPSIERLYLSMKGRPFEVLALDQGESLNNVFAYMGELNPSPTFPVLLDQHSQVAHAFGVMGIPTTYLIDKRGLIVRQAVGGRDYNTPQIRQTIEALMR, encoded by the coding sequence ATGGAACGCAACACCAAGCCACATTGGCAGGCCCACAATGCGCGGCAGCCTCGCATGGCTAACCCTGAGCGCCGCCAAGTGCTGTCCTGGCTCGGTGGCGCCGGATTGCTGGCGGCAGCCAGAGCTCGCACCGCGTTTGCCGCCAGCCCAGTGCAAGATCAGGCGCTCGCGGTGGTGCAGCCACCGCGCCCAGCGCCGGCCTTCAGCCTGCTGGACATCGACGGCAAAGCACACCGTCTGGCTGACTACCGCGGCAAGGTGGTGCTGGTGAATTTCTGGGCAACCTGGTGCCCGCCATGCCGGCAGGAGATGCCGTCCATCGAAAGGCTTTACCTGTCGATGAAAGGTCGCCCCTTTGAGGTGTTGGCGCTGGACCAGGGCGAGAGCCTGAACAACGTCTTCGCCTACATGGGGGAACTCAATCCCTCGCCCACATTTCCGGTGTTGCTGGACCAGCATAGTCAGGTGGCGCATGCTTTCGGCGTGATGGGGATTCCGACAACCTATCTGATCGACAAGCGGGGTCTGATCGTCCGGCAGGCCGTCGGCGGGCGCGATTACAACACCCCGCAGATTCGGCAAACCATCGAGGCCCTGATGCGCTGA